CCGGGACTGGTCCACCGCGTACGACGTCGGCCGCAAGTCCGCCGCCCAGAACCTGGCCGACGTGGCCGCCATGGGCGCGGTGCCGACCGCGATCCTGCTCGGCCTGGTGGCCCCGGCCGACCTGCCCACCACCTGGGCCACCGAGCTGATGGACGGTCTGCGGGACGAGTGCCAGGTCGCCGGCGCGACCGTGGTCGGCGGCGACGTGGTCCGCGGCGACACCATCACCCTGGCCATCACCGCCCTCGGCGACCTGCAGGGCCGCCCGCCGGTGGTGCGCTCCGGCGCCCAGGTCGGGGACGTGGTCGCGGTGACCGGCTGGCTCGGCTGGTCGGCGGCCGGACTGACCGTGCTGCAGCGCGGCTTCCGCTCCCCGCGGGCCTTCGTCGAGGCCCACCGCCGGCCCGAGCCGCCGTACCACGCGGGCCCCGCCGCGGCCGGGCTGGGCGCCACCGCGATGGTGGACGTCAGCGACGGGCTGGTCGCCGACCTGGGGCACGTGGCCCGGGCCAGCGGCGTGGACA
The window above is part of the Kitasatospora sp. HUAS MG31 genome. Proteins encoded here:
- a CDS encoding thiamine-phosphate kinase, which encodes MQGTVGELGEFGLIRELTARLPLTEAVELGPGDDAAVVKAPDGRVVATTDVLIEGRHFRRDWSTAYDVGRKSAAQNLADVAAMGAVPTAILLGLVAPADLPTTWATELMDGLRDECQVAGATVVGGDVVRGDTITLAITALGDLQGRPPVVRSGAQVGDVVAVTGWLGWSAAGLTVLQRGFRSPRAFVEAHRRPEPPYHAGPAAAGLGATAMVDVSDGLVADLGHVARASGVDIDLRAADFDVPAQMADIGQAVGVDPLVWVLSGGEDHAIVATFPKTVQLPARWRVVGEVVRTAAPGRGGRVTVDGAPWDRVGGWDHFAGE